The Cutaneotrichosporon cavernicola HIS019 DNA, chromosome: 3 region AGGAGATCGGACTTAGCGCTATGAGCGACAGCCCCGATCTCCCAGAGATCGAGGTCCACCCACCTCCAGCAGAGGCCGACCCGCCCCCAGACCCACAACCAGCCGACATCCAACCAACCGGCTCCGACCATTCccaagtcgaggtcgttgaaGATGGTGGAGTTgatgtcgacgtccttgCGGACGgtctcgacctcaacctcgccgctGCGCTCAGCGCCATTCCTCCAGAACACGATGAGATGGTGGTGGAACATGAGCACGGGCACGGGCACGACGATGAGATGGTGGTGGATCATGAGCACGAACACAATCAGCTCCAGGCACTCGACCCCGACACGCTTGCtgacctcgccgcgctgaGTCGCAtggaagatgaggaagcaggcgcgggcgagctcgtcgtggATGAAGGACAGGACTTTGCCGAGCTTATCGGCCAGGCGATCACGAACGAGCAGGTCCAGCAGTTTGTCGACACGTTCGGCGCGGTCCatgatgaggaagagggcgaggtcgtgccTCATCCCCCAACACCAATTCTCCAGGCTCCCTCGCCAACTCCGCCAACACGGCGTCGCCCCATCCACGACTTCCGCACGGAGAGAGCTCGCTCCACGGATGAGTCTGATACTGAGCGCCGCGATCCCGACAGCTTGTACTACTTTGAGGACGGCAAGACTaagcggcggcggaacCGGACCGTGTTGAGCTGTACAGAGTGCCATCGTAGGGTGAGTCGAGCCTCCCAGTGCGATCCAGAACTGATATCAGAAACGTACGTCCAAGCTCTACCTGGGAGAAGATACTGACGCCACTTCCGCTTGTGACTACAGAACATGTGAGCTAGCTTAATCCTGATCATAGCTGACGCTAGTGTGATCGCAACATCCCCTGCAGCAGGTGTATCAAGCGCGGCGTCCCGAGCATGTGCCAGATGGAGGTGCCTCCCGGAATgcagcgcaagcgcaagcggTGAGCTGCGCGCGCCTTTGCAAGCTGACCAGCAGGCCCAACCCGGACGTGCCGATGAATTATGAGCTCAATCTTAGGGTGCAGGCGCTCCAGTCACTCATTCGCGCCGGGCGCGAACAGATCGACCCAGAAacgtcgtcatcgaccGCGATGGAGACGGTCATGCAGGCGACCCGTGCGGCGAATAACGGGCAGCGGGAGGCGGagcacgcgctcgcgcaacTCTCCGACGTTGGCAACAACCTTGGCCATCTGAACCTGGAGGCACAGAACTCACTGCTCATGGACGTTATTCAACACGTAGGGGGAAAGCTTCTGAACTTGTCCTGCTGACATTAGCTCTCTGCGGCGAGCATGGGCCGTCCAGCGGATGGGAGTCCCACCGAGATGCGGGATACGTGGTCTGCGATCCCAGTAGCTCAGTCACAGAGGTGGGGTTTTCTTGACTTTGGTgaactgacagcagcatTGTGCAAATTGAAGAGGCACATGCGGCGGACGAGTCACCCAACAAGCTCAACGTCGCGGTCCACGGCTTCCGGGACGACAAGGGTAACATCTACCGTCCACCAACAGTCAAGCACGCAGAGAAGGCTCTGCGTGAAGACCCGAACCTCTTCAACGAGACACTACCGATCGAAGGGTATACCCCGttccttgaccttggcaCGCGCTTCGGGTACGGAGAGGATAGCGTTGCGTACAAGAACAAGCGCATTGCCTCAATCCAAGCGATGAGCGTGACCGGTGGACTCAGAATGGCAGCTATCTTCCTTAGCCGCTTCCCCGCAACTGCAAGCATGCGCTCCGTTCTTGTCCAGACTCCAGCAGCCGAGGAGGATATCGCGGCTCTGCGCGATGGTGGACTCGACGTCAAGTTAATCCGCTTCCTTGACCACAAGACAGGCCTGGTCGACTGGGACGGCTTCCGCGAGGACCTGCAAGCCGCACCTCCGCGCTCAGCCGTGCTCTTGCACGTGAGCGGCAGCATACCGACAGGAGCGGACCTCACACCGCAGCAGTGGCGTCAACTGACCACACTGTTGCAGGAGAAGCACCTGATCCCGCTCGCTATTATGGCGTACCAGGGTCTCTCGAGCGGTGACACCAACCGTGATGCACAGCCACTGCGCTTTATGGTGCACGAAGGTCTGCCGGTCGTGCTCGTGCAGGGCTTTGACTCGACCATGGGGTTGTACGCTGATTCGCCGGCCATAGTGAGTGTGGCGACGAAAAACACGGACGACCGCGATCGCGTCGACTCGCAGCTCCGTAACATCGCGCGTGCGCTGTACTACCATCCGCCCGCATGGGGTGCGCGACTCGCTCACGCCGTGTTGTCCGACGCGCGGATGTACAAGGTCTGGCTATCGGAGATTAATGTCCTGGCCGGACGCCTCAGGAGCGTCCGTGACAAGCTGTATGCGATCCTCGCGAACAAGCTCAAGACTCCCGGCAACTGGGAGCACATAAAGCGCGCTTCAGGCATGTACATGTGAGCTGAAGGGCTGATatcaagctgacaacagtacacttctcctcccacagacgcagctcgacgccctcaccaccaaGCGACACATCCACTTGCTTCCCGAGTCGTGCGTCAATCTCGGCTGCCTCAACGGGCCGAAGCTGGAGACGCTCGCACGCTCTGTCGACGCCGTGGTGCGCGACGCAGCCCGCGAAGCCGAGGAACAagcgcaggcggcgcgacAGATGGAACTGGTGCTCAAGGtcacgcgcgagcgcgaagccgaggccgaagcggaggctgccctcgaggccgctgcggtggcggctgcagccgaggaggcgcaggaACGCCTGCTCATGGAAGAGCACATCCAGCGGGCTATGGAGGCGCAAGCGCTGcagacggaggaggaggcacATACGGACGAACagagcctcctcgaggaggtgcagAGGGCTGcggagagggaagagaTTCGACGGCAGGCGGAGATGATTGTGGGGCAGATTGGGTTCTCGAGTGTATAGTTTGTAGCATTGTTGTTGTTTTTGCATTGTTGTGAGTCGTGACGAGCGTGGAGAGGTTAAAGGTTTGTTAGCGAGCGTGATACAGTTAGGGCTGCGAGCACGCTAAAACCAAGGTGGTAATGTGATGCCAGCAGGGGTGTTGGGTATTGGTCGGCGACATTCTTTTGAAAGGAGTCAAGAACTATCCCTCACAACTCACTGCCACATGTCACCATCCCGGACACAGAGCCTACGACCTCTCGACTCCTCTGTTGCAAATGTCAGGTTCGCACCTACAGTTTGGCCTTCTGCCGCACGTCCTCTTCACAAGTGAGATGTACCTGGTCAGTCACCACTCGTCAACATCGCTGCGAATTGCAACCGCGCAAAGtccacaacctccactACCTCTCGGTCAAGCCATATCGTACATCACAACCCTATACCCGGATATCTAGGCCTGAacgacggcctcgagcttcttcacctcgtcgagacACTCGTCGAGCGGCTCCTTCCACTCGGCAATGTCCTCGGCGGATGGTgccttggcgtccttgcgCTTTTGTGGGGTGGCGCAAACAAGAAcgcacgaggtcgcgcgctTGGTGCCGGAcgcggcgccgagctcctcccTGTGGGTCAGCTAAAGCTCTCAATAACAGGGCTGCGCGGTGCGAGATCTTCCATCTCTCTTGATCTCTTGAGCATCCGACctcatctccctcctcatcatctcctATCTCCCGTCTCTAGACCACTGGACTACTGGCCTCGCTCTCCTACGCTCTCGACTGTTCCTTGGCCCAAATCCGCTACTCACTTGCTCAGCACCCACGCATACTCGACCCCCTTGGTCTCCTCAGCGAGCACAGGAAGGTGAGACACGACATCAACAGGCGTAATgttggccgcgaggagcagcaggcccttctcgcccttccGCAGGCTCTTgacgacctccttgacacCGCGCTTAAGCTGGCGCGCCTTGCTGGCGCGCTTGACCGTCTTGAACAGCTTCTTGGACAGCTTCTTGCCCGCGAGCGGCACGGCGATAGGGGTAATAGCCTCAATAGGGACGTCGAACTCGGCCTGCAGAGTCAGCATCCACATCTAGTCCTATATAGCAAGGTCGGCCGGCTCACCTTGTCGTCTGCGTCGGCAGCGAGGGacttgcgcttctccttcttggccttcttgtcatcggcggcgaggtcggcaacgtccgacttgcgcttcttcttcttctcctccttgagctcggcgtccttggccatGGTTGTTGGGTGACTCGATGTGGTGGGTGTGGTTGGGTGGATGAGCGCGTGAGCAGTTGGGTCAAGTGGTCAAGTCTGAAAGGGTTGGTCGAAATTGTCTGGGAGCCTGACGTGTATTTGATCCGTGGCTTGGAATCCACGTGGTTGaaaggtggaggtcgatCGGACTCCACCGATGACAAGGAAGGGTCAGTCAGATAAACGCTAAGCGGCGGCAAGCGGCGGCTCCGGATCTCGAGAAAGGGGGGACAGTTAACAAGCTGACGCGCTCTGCATACCGTTCTCTCATTCTCTCATCATCCCACTCATTCTCACTAGTCATAATGCCCCAAGTCAACATCCAGACCACGATTAGCCCCTTCACCCAGGAGCCGGTGTGCACCCGCCCGCTCCTGAGCGCAtcccagctcgacgcggtcgTCTCGcaggccgtcaaggcgcAGAAGGGCTGGCGCAAGGTTCCGCTTGATGAGCGCGCGGCCATTGCCGAGCGCTGGATGGCCGAGTTTGAAAAGAACGCAGACATCCTCGCAGAGGACATTGCGCTCCAGATGGGCAGGTAGGCGCTGGGATTAGTTGAGTTGCtggagctgacgccaggccTGTTGGTCAGTGCAAGGGCGAGATCAACGGAACACTCTaccgcgctcgccacctcATCAAGATTGCCAAGGAGGCACTGGCACCCATTCCCCAAACTGAgacggacgacgaggcaaACAGGCGCTACATTATCAAGCAGCCGCTGGGTGTTGTTGTGTGAGTCACCCTGCTTTAGGAGGTGGGATCCGTGTACCCCTTGGATTTCCTTGCCAACTATCCAGAGGCCACGAcaacccccctccccatcttCCTGCTTTTCAACTTAGCTgctcaaccttcctccctaCTTGCTACTCACTCACTGACCGACTGCTGACCCAAGCGCAATCACCCCCTGGAACTTCCCGCACCTCACAATGGTCAACTCGGTCCTTCCCGCTCTCCTGGCGGGCAACGCGGTGATCATCAAACCGGCTCCGCAGACGCCTGTTCCAGCCGAGCGCGTGCTGGAGTGCTtcgacgccgccggcctCCCTCCCAACGTCCTGCAGGTCATCCACCTCACCCAGCAGGCGACGCTGGACCTGTGTGCGGACCCGCGCGTCAACTTTGTCTCCTTCACAGGCTCGGTGCCAGGTGGACGGGCGGTGCAGGAGGCCGCGGCCCACGGCCGTGGCTTCAAGGGTGTCGGTCTCGAGCTGGGTGGCAAGGACCCCGCCTATGTCCGTGAGGACGCCGACTTGAACTACACCGTTGCCAACCTGGTGGACGGCGCATTCTTCAACTCTGGTCAGAGCTGCTGTTCCGTTGAGCGCATTTACGTCCATTCTGCGGTTTACGACGAGTTTGTTAACCAGTtcgccgccctcacccGCAAGGACTATATCGTTGGGGACCCCATGGCCAAGGGCACTACTCTTGGTCCTGTGGTGTCGTTGGCCAGCGCTAAGCGCATCCGCAAGCAGGTTGCGGACGCTGTTGCGGCAGGAGCTACGTTGCTGGTTGGTGAGGCCGAATTCGCCGgcgccaaggagggcaCGACGCTCGTCGGGCCTCAAGTTCtcaccgacgtcgaccaCGGCATGGAGGTCATGTCCGAGGAGACATTTGGCCCCGTCGCCGCTATTATGAAggtcgagagcgacgaggaggcacTCGCGCTCATGAACGACTCGCAGTACGGCCTTACCGCCAGCGTGTGGACCAACCCCGACGATGCGGCCAGCATTGCCGTGTTCAACAACtttgtcgacgagctcgaggccggcacCGTCTACCTCAACCGTGCGGACGCACTCGACCCCGCCGTCCCCTGGACGGGCGTTAAGGACACGGGCCGCGGCTATTCTCTCAGCGTCCTCGGATTCGGTCAGCTCACGCAGGCCAAGAGTGTCATGATGCGCACCAAGCTCAACTAGTGTACCATAGGATTTGTTGATAGAATTACATCGATGCAGGAGATACAATAATTATTCTGTTGATGCCGATCCCTGCAGCCAGGTGTCGTAGAACTGGAGAGTCTGCTTGGACGGCTCGTACAGTTCCTCGGCTGTGCCGTCCGTCGCAGCAGCAATCACGCTCATTGTTGGTGGTGTGTCGGGCGTCGGCTCGTCGATCTCCATCCCCGACGTAAGCTGCGCAGCGCGCACATACCGCTGCAGGTCCTGCGGTTCGGCAGTCGACGCTGCCGACAGTAGGTCGTCCGTGTGATAGTGCATGTACCAGTCGTACTCACGCACGCGCTGGTCCATGTCTGGTGGGTCGAGTAGGGACGCAACTAACGtctcgagggcgtgggGTGGGAGAAGACTTTCCGTCGACTGCtgctcgccgtcgtggTCCTCGTCTCTCTGTGGCGATTTGGCAGTGGCCCAGCGGCGGGCTGTGCGACGTGGTTGCGGTGTTctggaggttggagaggacGAGTCAACTCCGCCGATCGTCTCGAAAGGGCTCTGCATGCCGTTCTTGTTGCGATGGCTAATGTTAGTTCGAACAGCCATTGGCGAGCTCCACCAACCTTGTGAACTTTAACGTCGAGGTCATTTCACTGAGGGTTAGCACTGTCGGCGTGGAGGGGTACAATGCGTAAATCTTGTCCAGTTGCGTGAGGACGGACGGCTTGTAGTACTCTTTGAACATGGATCGAGGGACCGCCAACTCGTCTCCAAGTGAGCCCAGACTCGGGGGCTCGAGGTGCTTCTCAGTATACCAGTGGCGATAGTTTGGTCGGGGAGTGCGTGCTTTGCTGGCCGCTGCAGATTCGACACCAAGCTGGAGGTCAGCTGTCACACGTTGGGGGAGCTTACGAAGAGGTTCATTGCGGCTTGCTTGTCGGCGTCTGAGGTGAGCTTGTGGCTGATCGTAGTCGAGCTTACCAAGGATGGAGTTGTTGAAATATCGCTTGATGTTCTCTGTATGTCAGCTAACCACATCTGCCAACCAGCTCACGAGCAAGATCTCGCGAGTGGCTTGTCCATTGGGTTGTCTTTGTTGGGCGGTAGGTGTCGCGGTTCACCACTGCACTTCCTGTATATTGGTAAGCAAGGACTGGAGTCAGCGGTTCTCGGGACAGGGCGCACAATCTCCGTGATCGTGGTACATCTGCCTGTCAGCGGCACACGAAGCTTGTCAACTCACCTCTGTCAACACCTCCACGGCATCGCAGGCgaagggaaggttgggGCTACTCAGGAGGCCCAGCGCGTAGAGCTGATGGCCCAGCGCGCGTTTCGCGATAGCGAACTGGGCGGCGTTGGTGCGGTCGAGGCAGTCAACGCAGTTCACGCGGAGCACACCACACTGGAGTAGCGGCATCTCACGATGTTCGTCGTTTCTGCAATTAGGTAAACAACTGCCTCCTTCACTTACGTGACCTCGTGCCTTGCCGCACCTCCGTGGAAGAAGTGGGTGAGCTGGATGCTCTCCTCACATACGTCTTCCAAAATCCCCATCACGTCTTGGTGTCGGCTGGCGTGAGCGACGCCATGAAATGACCAACAAACCTTTTCGCAGCCATAGCCATATCCCAGGCGATGTAACGTATTTTCTTGCCTTCGGGCAGGAACTGGTTGAGGTACTCGACACACTCGCCAtactcgacgaggagcttggaCTCGCGCGGGACCGTCTCCTTGCTCTTGACGAGGTTCAGGATGAAGATTGGCGCGCCGTAACGCCCGAGAAGGTTGTCAAAGTGCCGCGCCGCGGGCGAGTAGTATGGGTCCTTGATGGTAACTGCTGTCAGATGATCTCTCCACGTGGCCACCTACTCTCGATGGGCGGCTTTGGGACCATTTTCTCAGACACCTGGTGCCACATGACCGGGATACTGCCGCGCAGCTGGACGAAGCTGGTGTACCCGCCGTAGTCGGGTCCGTCTTCGCAGTTGACTGGGTAACCAAATGGCGTGGCGAGAGGTTCGGACacgctgctgtcagctatCATTCAATTCCTTAAGCTCACATCTGCTCCGTCTCCACTTCATTTGCTACGTCGCCCTGGTTGTCAGCTAGCTTTACGATCCTGCAACTTGCATTCTCGTCCGCGCCACGAGTCAAGAAACGGACACCGGCGTGGAACCGTGACCTTCGTGCGATGAGTGTGAGATAGACGGTACGTGAGAAGACGTTGATttctgatgtcagctacAGGGTCTTAACACAGCTCACTCGTCTGGTCGAACGAGCCATGGATGAGAGGCAGGACCCATGGGCTGCGATTCTCGgggtcctcgaggtcgaacACGGGCTTGAGCAGGTGGTGATTCCACATGAAGCGGGTGTTGAGGCGGCGCTTTCCGTCTGGTACGGTGAGGTTGAGTTGCAGCACATTCGTGATGTCGTAGGAAT contains the following coding sequences:
- the AAT1 gene encoding uncharacterized protein (Aminotransferase class I and II), with amino-acid sequence MSDSPDLPEIEVHPPPAEADPPPDPQPADIQPTGSDHSQVEVVEDGGVDVDVLADGLDLNLAAALSAIPPEHDEMVVEHEHGHGHDDEMVVDHEHEHNQLQALDPDTLADLAALSRMEDEEAGAGELVVDEGQDFAELIGQAITNEQVQQFVDTFGAVHDEEEGEVVPHPPTPILQAPSPTPPTRRRPIHDFRTERARSTDESDTERRDPDSLYYFEDGKTKRRRNRTVLSCTECHRRKQHCDRNIPCSRCIKRGVPSMCQMEVPPGMQRKRKRPNPDVPMNYELNLRVQALQSLIRAGREQIDPETSSSTAMETVMQATRAANNGQREAEHALAQLSDVGNNLGHLNLEAQNSLLMDVIQHLSAASMGRPADGSPTEMRDTWSAIPVAQSQSIVQIEEAHAADESPNKLNVAVHGFRDDKGNIYRPPTVKHAEKALREDPNLFNETLPIEGYTPFLDLGTRFGYGEDSVAYKNKRIASIQAMSVTGGLRMAAIFLSRFPATASMRSVLVQTPAAEEDIAALRDGGLDVKLIRFLDHKTGLVDWDGFREDLQAAPPRSAVLLHVSGSIPTGADLTPQQWRQLTTLLQEKHLIPLAIMAYQGLSSGDTNRDAQPLRFMVHEGLPVVLVQGFDSTMGLYADSPAIVSVATKNTDDRDRVDSQLRNIARALYYHPPAWGARLAHAVLSDARMYKVWLSEINVLAGRLRSVRDKLYAILANKLKTPGNWEHIKRASGMYITLLLPQTQLDALTTKRHIHLLPESCVNLGCLNGPKLETLARSVDAVVRDAAREAEEQAQAARQMELVLKVTREREAEAEAEAALEAAAVAAAAEEAQERLLMEEHIQRAMEAQALQTEEEAHTDEQSLLEEVQRAAEREEIRRQAEMIVGQIGFSSV
- the NHP2 gene encoding uncharacterized protein (Ribosomal protein L7Ae/L30e/S12e/Gadd45 family), which codes for MAKDAELKEEKKKKRKSDVADLAADDKKAKKEKRKSLAADADDKAEFDVPIEAITPIAVPLAGKKLSKKLFKTVKRASKARQLKRGVKEVVKSLRKGEKGLLLLAANITPVDVVSHLPVLAEETKGVEYAWVLSKEELGAASGTKRATSCVLVCATPQKRKDAKAPSAEDIAEWKEPLDECLDEVKKLEAVVQA
- a CDS encoding uncharacterized protein (Aldehyde dehydrogenase family): MPQVNIQTTISPFTQEPVCTRPLLSASQLDAVVSQAVKAQKGWRKVPLDERAAIAERWMAEFEKNADILAEDIALQMGRPVGQCKGEINGTLYRARHLIKIAKEALAPIPQTETDDEANRRYIIKQPLGVVVAITPWNFPHLTMVNSVLPALLAGNAVIIKPAPQTPVPAERVLECFDAAGLPPNVLQVIHLTQQATLDLCADPRVNFVSFTGSVPGGRAVQEAAAHGRGFKGVGLELGGKDPAYVREDADLNYTVANLVDGAFFNSGQSCCSVERIYVHSAVYDEFVNQFAALTRKDYIVGDPMAKGTTLGPVVSLASAKRIRKQVADAVAAGATLLVGEAEFAGAKEGTTLVGPQVLTDVDHGMEVMSEETFGPVAAIMKVESDEEALALMNDSQYGLTASVWTNPDDAASIAVFNNFVDELEAGTVYLNRADALDPAVPWTGVKDTGRGYSLSVLGFGQLTQAKSVMMRTKLN
- the FIG4 gene encoding uncharacterized protein (SacI homology domain), with amino-acid sequence MPRRPMDDTDDPSGLSQYAIWETKSRYYITASAGSTHRVLKIDRADADLNVVEDATEYDTQQLDLLLRMVDEGNKSQGGLTKGHDFFGIVGFVQFTTAWYLCIVTQRSVVGLLGGHYIYHCDKTKLIPISPKASALSYDSRYISTFDQVDLSKNFYFSYSYDITNVLQLNLTVPDGKRRLNTRFMWNHHLLKPVFDLEDPENRSPWVLPLIHGSFDQTKINVFSRTVYLTLIARRSRFHAGVRFLTRGADENASCRIVKLADNQGDVANEVETEQIVSEPLATPFGYPVNCEDGPDYGGYTSFVQLRGSIPVMWHQVSEKMVPKPPIEITIKDPYYSPAARHFDNLLGRYGAPIFILNLVKSKETVPRESKLLVEYGECVEYLNQFLPEGKKIRYIAWDMAMAAKSRHQDVMGILEDVCEESIQLTHFFHGGAARHEVTNDEHREMPLLQCGVLRVNCVDCLDRTNAAQFAIAKRALGHQLYALGLLSSPNLPFACDAVEVLTEMYHDHGDFLAYQYTGSAVVNRDTYRPTKTTQWTSHSRDLAQNIKRYFNNSILDADKQAAMNLFLGVESAAASKARTPRPNYRHWYTEKHLEPPSLGSLGDELAVPRSMFKEYYKPSVLTQLDKIYALYPSTPTVLTLSEMTSTLKFTSHRNKNGMQSPFETIGGVDSSSPTSRTPQPRRTARRWATAKSPQRDEDHDGEQQSTESLLPPHALETLVASLLDPPDMDQRVREYDWYMHYHTDDLLSAASTAEPQDLQRYVRAAQLTSGMEIDEPTPDTPPTMSVIAAATDGTAEELYEPSKQTLQFYDTWLQGSASTE